One part of the Eucalyptus grandis isolate ANBG69807.140 chromosome 10, ASM1654582v1, whole genome shotgun sequence genome encodes these proteins:
- the LOC104420946 gene encoding cytosolic sulfotransferase 15 has protein sequence MAHQQLSSQPAIVGTDEHDQEAIDELIASLPITKGLVRPAHRLYQNFWCPITVLPNVIAFRRHFKAKDKDTVLVSQPKSGTTWLKALAFSVINRSRFNISNTPLLTSNPHEVVPFIEHKLWPDLDGLADPRVFATHIPYPSLPESVKQSDCRIIYICRNPLDTVVSSWHFLVKTARLEDQLDWSLEEHFETFCQGQILFGPFWDHITRYWKESLERPRKVLFLKYEDLKEDIGGQLKKVAEFVGLPFTEEEEEGGVIEEIANLCSLKTLKDLEVNKSGKLLGKIVEKRSFFRKGEVGDWVNHLTPSMVDRLNSIIQEKMRPFGLEFKMC, from the coding sequence ATGGCGCACCAGCAACTTTCTTCGCAGCCCGCCATCGTAGGCACTGATGAACATGACCAGGAGGCCATTGATGAACTAATTGCTTCACTTCCCATAACCAAAGGCTTGGTTCGTCCAGCCCATCGCCTTTACCAAAACTTTTGGTGCCCGATCACCGTGCTTCCCAACGTGATCGCCTTCCGGCGGCACTTCAAAGCCAAAGACAAGGACACTGTCCTGGTCTCTCAGCCCAAATCGGGAACCACCTGGCTAAAGGCCTTAGCGTTCTCCGTCATTAATCGCTCCCGCTTCAACATCTCCAACACGCCCTTGCTCACTTCTAACCCCCATGAAGTCGTTCCTTTCATCGAGCATAAGTTGTGGCCCGACCTTGATGGCCTGGCAGACCCGAGGGTCTTCGCGACACACATCCCTTACCCATCCTTGCCGGAGAGCGTCAAGCAGTCGGATTGCCGGATCATTTACATCTGTCGAAACCCACTGGACACCGTGGTTTCCTCTTGGCACTTCTTGGTCAAGACGGCGCGGTTAGAGGACCAGCTAGATTGGTCCTTGGAAGAGCATTTCGAGACCTTTTGCCAAGGGCAAATCTTGTTCGGGCCCTTTTGGGATCACATCACGAGGTATTGGAAAGAGAGCTTGGAGAGGCCACGCAAGGTGTTGTTCCTCAAGTATGAGGACTTGAAGGAAGATATTGGAGGACAGCTGAAGAAGGTGGCCGAGTTTGTGGGGCTTCCCTTcactgaggaggaagaagagggaggtGTGATAGAAGAGATAGCTAACTTGTGTAGCTTGAAGACCCTGAAGGACCTGGAGGTCAATAAATCCGGCAAATTATTGGGCAAAATAGTTGAGAAGAGAAGCTTTTTTAGGAAAGGGGAGGTGGGTGATTGGGTCAACCATCTCACTCCTTCCATGGTGGATCGCCTCAATAGCAtcatccaagaaaagatgaGGCCCTTTGGGTTGGAATTCAAAATGTGTTGA